Proteins co-encoded in one Actinomadura luteofluorescens genomic window:
- a CDS encoding RNA polymerase-binding protein RbpA: MAERALRGTRLGATSYENDRNTDLAPRQEVDYTCTKGHRFTVTLAAEAEVPITWECRSCGATALRVDGEPPQAKKGKPPRTHWDMLMERRTVEDLEEVLAERLEILRAGRKKSA, translated from the coding sequence ATGGCCGAGCGCGCACTTCGCGGCACCCGACTCGGAGCGACGAGCTACGAGAACGATCGCAACACCGATCTGGCCCCTCGCCAAGAGGTGGACTACACCTGCACCAAGGGCCACCGGTTCACCGTGACGCTCGCAGCCGAGGCCGAGGTGCCGATCACCTGGGAATGCCGCAGCTGCGGCGCCACGGCGCTGCGGGTCGACGGCGAGCCGCCCCAAGCCAAGAAGGGGAAGCCGCCGCGTACCCACTGGGACATGCTCATGGAGCGCAGGACCGTGGAGGACCTGGAGGAGGTCCTGGCCGAACGCCTGGAGATCTTGCGCGCGGGGCGCAAGAAGTCCGCGTGA
- a CDS encoding response regulator, whose product MSVRVAVADDQEVVRAGFGALLGTQPDLEVVATAADGAAAVRVCRDHRPDVVLMDVRMPVMDGIEATRRVTAEPDPPRVLMLTTFDLDEHVYDALVAGASGFLLKDVTAERLFDAVRVVAAGEALLAPAVTRRLIGEFARLRPRPPSQGPALDALTPRETDVLRLVAAGLSNAEIADRLVVGEETVKTHVSRILRKLGLRDRVQAVVAAYESGLVLPRSGR is encoded by the coding sequence GTGAGCGTCCGCGTCGCGGTGGCCGACGACCAGGAGGTCGTCCGCGCCGGGTTCGGGGCCCTGCTGGGCACCCAGCCGGACCTGGAGGTCGTGGCGACGGCGGCCGACGGCGCGGCCGCGGTCCGGGTGTGCCGCGACCACCGTCCCGACGTCGTGCTGATGGACGTGCGGATGCCGGTCATGGACGGCATCGAGGCCACCCGCCGCGTCACCGCCGAACCCGACCCGCCCCGGGTCCTGATGCTGACCACGTTCGACCTGGACGAGCACGTCTACGACGCTCTGGTCGCGGGCGCCAGCGGCTTCCTGCTCAAGGACGTCACGGCGGAGCGGCTGTTCGACGCCGTCCGGGTCGTCGCCGCGGGGGAGGCGCTGCTGGCCCCGGCCGTCACCCGCCGCCTCATCGGGGAGTTCGCGCGGCTGCGGCCGCGCCCGCCGTCGCAGGGGCCGGCCCTGGACGCGCTGACCCCGCGCGAGACCGACGTGCTGCGCCTGGTCGCCGCGGGCCTGTCCAACGCCGAGATCGCCGACCGGCTGGTCGTCGGGGAGGAGACGGTCAAGACCCACGTCAGCCGGATCCTGCGCAAGCTCGGGCTGCGCGACCGCGTCCAGGCGGTCGTCGCCGCCTACGAGAGCGGCCTGGTGCTGCCGCGCTCGGGCCGGTGA
- a CDS encoding sensor histidine kinase: MGDSDGTAGRARWPAAGGCLAAAAAAEAFYRTHGSGVVLALALVVDVCATLPLAVVRDRAAPAAVVITAAAAAACVLHGGAAVAALAALVTVWTVLARRRFLRRRAEAAARDASRRAFETTLLEHTARGERARIARELHDVVAHHISMISVQAETARLAVPGMPEDGARRLLAIGDTARTALTEMRRLLGVLREDAGAEPTRRPQPGLQQLLDLVDQTRESGAAGVRLIVGGHVAALDPGLELTAYRIVQEALTNARRHAPGAAVDVELDYAPGALRVSVRDNGPGPGHGSGAGPAGHGLLGMRERAAAVGGDLRTGPGPAGGFLVEATLPLEEGP; this comes from the coding sequence GTGGGCGACAGCGACGGGACCGCCGGGCGGGCGCGGTGGCCGGCGGCCGGCGGCTGCCTCGCCGCGGCCGCCGCCGCCGAGGCCTTCTACCGCACCCACGGCTCGGGGGTCGTCCTGGCGCTGGCCCTGGTGGTGGACGTGTGCGCGACGCTCCCGCTGGCGGTCGTCCGGGACCGGGCCGCGCCCGCCGCGGTCGTGATCACGGCGGCGGCGGCCGCGGCGTGCGTACTGCACGGCGGCGCCGCCGTCGCGGCCCTCGCCGCCCTCGTCACCGTCTGGACGGTCCTGGCGCGCCGCCGGTTCCTGCGCCGCCGCGCCGAGGCCGCCGCCCGCGACGCCTCCCGGCGGGCGTTCGAGACCACCCTGCTGGAGCACACCGCGCGCGGCGAGCGGGCACGCATCGCCCGCGAGCTGCACGACGTCGTCGCCCACCACATCTCCATGATCTCCGTGCAGGCCGAGACGGCCCGGCTCGCCGTCCCCGGCATGCCGGAGGACGGTGCCCGCCGGCTGCTGGCCATCGGCGACACCGCCCGCACCGCGCTCACCGAGATGCGGCGGCTGCTCGGCGTGCTGCGCGAGGACGCCGGAGCCGAGCCGACCCGCCGCCCCCAGCCGGGCCTGCAGCAGCTCCTCGACCTGGTCGACCAGACCCGCGAGTCGGGCGCCGCGGGCGTCCGCCTGATCGTCGGCGGGCACGTCGCGGCCCTGGACCCCGGGCTGGAGCTGACCGCCTACCGGATCGTCCAGGAGGCGCTGACCAACGCCCGCAGGCACGCCCCCGGCGCGGCCGTCGACGTGGAGCTCGACTACGCCCCGGGCGCGCTGCGCGTCAGCGTCCGCGACAACGGACCGGGTCCTGGCCACGGTTCCGGAGCCGGCCCGGCCGGGCACGGGCTGCTCGGCATGCGCGAGCGTGCCGCCGCCGTCGGCGGCGACCTGCGCACCGGCCCGGGGCCCGCCGGCGGGTTCCTGGTGGAGGCGACGCTGCCGCTGGAGGAGGGGCCGTGA